GGGCATGGCTGGTTACCCATAACAGCAACAAGTTTCGCTTGCAGAACTGTGTAGAATACGGATAGGACGCTTAGAAACAATAGAATAGTGATAAAGAGCACAAAATAGGAGATTTGAAGAGAGTTTTGGGGTAAGGTATTACTTATAATTGTGATGAATATTCCATAAGACAAAAATATGGTGATTGCAAACGATCCCTTTTCTCCAGATCCTATCGGAACCAGAAAAATACATACGTTCAAGAATGCCAACATGAGCAAAGGCATGATCAAAGTGAATGTTGTAAAGCCAGCACGCCTCTGCACGTGAAACTGAATATCAATAAAGTTCGAATTGTACTTTCTGTATTGCTTCTTTACAATTTTCATGATCTTCCAGGCAGTGTTCTCCGTATATTCGTCCAAAGTGACCTCATTGTGATGACTGAGGACAACACTTGTCACAGTTTCATCAGACACGTAGAAGGTAATCGTGCATATCTGCTTGTCGAATGGATAGTACTTGATATTTACATCGCAAACCACACTGTATGAAAGACAAAGAGAACAATCATGTTGAAATATTAAGGCCATTTTAGACAGATTTTTTTGAAGATGTTATTTATAGACAAATGTCACATATACAGATGCAGTCCAAACTATGCTGTTATCAAAAAGTAcgatagtacacatttatatattttatacagagacaaatgatatatttataacaaCTGTGTAAAAATATTATACCTGTAAATTCCTTCTGGCACCCATTGTACATCACCCGCCGATGACACCTTTGCGATGTCGGTTTCCATGTTTCCAACCACACCATCGCCATTAACTGTCTGTAAAGTATAATTGGTTTTGATCATTACATAAAGGAATAAAGGAAAAAGAACCAGTCGGAACTTCTGATATTTTTCATGGTCAAAAAATACAGGACATTGATAATAATATGTTTTCCTCGACAGGTGAATCCATTATACGCGCTTAAAagtaacaaatatgtaatatatttagCTATAGCCAGTCTAAAAATGGTCCCCtaacataatgatttaaaaattCTCTCTTAAGTATGTCACATAGGACATGAATTAATATAATTCATTAGGAACGAACTTATCTTTAGTGGCACAAAGAGTTGGAGTAGCGAAAAGGACTCAGATGCATTTGAAACAGTTTTTAACTTAAATGGTATAATGTCATTTCGTCAAAAATATAAGTGTGTCAAATaaagaatgaaaagaaaagctAAAACCAAGGAACGCACGTCAgataaatatagttttatttaatCTTTTCTTGATCAATCTTTTGTATAGTTATATATAAGAGTTTTTCTGGTACGTACactaaaatgataacaaaacaagtctttgtttttattcaaatgagccgtgccatgggaaaaccaacatagtcgctttgcgactagcatggatccagaccagcctgcgcatccgcgcagtctggtcaagatccatgctgttcgctaacagtttctccaattccaataggctttaaaagcgaacagcatggagcctgaccagactgcgcggatgcgcaggctggtctggatccatgctggtcgcaaacccactatgttggttttcccatggcacggctcaaatgtcgtTGTGCACTTCAACTTGATTAAATTCATAAGAAGTTGAACTTTTTTACCTTTAATATAATCAAACTAGGTGTCCACATTTCCTTTGTtggtatttttacattatttgtatGTGCATATTCTTCTTCTTTCCACGTCAGGAGTTCATCCTTCCACCACACCCGAAAGTATCCAAGAATTGAAAACTTCTGCCCCACTGTGTCAAATTCTAACAGGCTCATTGGCACAAACTGTGCTGACACATTCACTGGTAGAGATTGGTCCTGTATAGGACGTATCCTTGTATCGTAATCGTCAAGAAGATCTTTGAAAAGATTCTTCATTATAGTGACGTCTCCAAAAACTAAGTCAAAATCGTAATCAGTCGGCATCATGTAGAACACCTCGTTAATAAATGAGTCATTCTGTCCTATAGATATATTCACTGAAAGTGCCAGTTTTTGAAAGGTCGCTAATGAAACTAATATGTACAAAATCATCATATCTTGATATTTGttatcttttcaattttgtatataaataaagtatCCTGTATATATACTAAATGGAGTACCACCAGCTTTGTTTGTTCCTATCTCGAAACTGCATAGAATGAGCTTCTGTGCATATAAGGAAAAGGGGCGTTTAAAATGACGCAATTAAACTGttacttttgaaaatacttttgtcGGAAAGAGTGTACGTTTATAATCATTTCTCCTGGATTAAATGGTATATATCGGAGACTGTTAACAGCAAATATTAGGGTTTTAAGCGCTTATTTTCAAATACTTGCACAGCGCTGATCTGGATGCTAATGTAAGAATGGGGTAATTTGTTTAGCTCAACCCGGGAAACGGACAAGACAAAAAGCGAACTTTCCGGCGTAAACTTCTAGTTTATTATGGTTTTTTATTGTGTTCTGTTCCAAATGAGTAAGCAAACTATAATAACCCCATAATTTCCATATGATCATTCGAATTATATCGCGAAGATAACTGATTTTCCGGGTAGCCTTTTTCGTTAGAACGGAGCACTTCGGCGCACACAGCTCAATTCAGTTCTCTGGGCATTGCCGGGAAGCTAAGCAAATGCCTAGCCGGTTGTCTGTGGCGAAATGGCGGACGCCACAtgaaaagtgaaacgaattgacCACATGATTGCCAGATCACGTGAAGGTAAAAATAATTTTCCTTGTTCTAATATAACGCACGCATTGTAATAATTACAGGAAATGCTAACCGATGTTAAGCGTAATTTCAAGTACAAAAAATATCAGGTTgcattaaatttttcattgcaTACAAAAGTGATATTACTGTCTTAACAGCCCTCAGCGCAACTGAACTTTCTGTCCATTTATATAATTCAGTAAACAGATTACGACCGAATAATTGCTTTCAATATAGATGAATAAATCATGAAATGAATTCATATGATGGGAACGATTGATGCGGTAAATGTGCGAGTATTGTCTAAAATGTCAATTAACTCCCACAGGGAATTAAGCAATACTTTAGAAACCAAATAATATTCTAAAACAGATTGGTTCTGATTTAGAAGTGTCTTTTATTACTGAAGTATTAGGTGATTTTATCTGTCATTTAAAATACAGACGAAACAAAACACATCACGCTATAATACTGGCACTTTTCTGATTTAGAACATACAGTGGATATGTTAATGACTTTATCACTCAATTCAGTTCTCGAGCGATAACAATTACCGACGATTTGTCTAAGTAATGCCATTATTTGCGATACGTTAGTAGAGGCATATCAGAAACTCAGATTGATTAGGCAATACGGATAATCCAATAAAATTTTGAAGTGTCTTGCAACCATCTATTTAACgtaattaaaatctaaaatctaagtctgaaaacgtaaaatatattgGGTTTTTATCAGATTGGTTGGAATTACTAATTCGAACCCAGTATTGATCTGTTAAAAatctcatgtggggaagttggcagttacttgcggagaacaggtttgtactagtacagaatccaggaacactggttaggttaactgcccgcagttacatgactgaaatactgttgaaaaacggcgttaaacccaaaacaaacaaacaaacaaacaaactgttaaAAATCAATTAAGTTTTGATCGTTGCTGTTaggtaatttagatattaaaacaattGTAGCTTTTGAAAAACAATCTTTTCCATGAATATTATTTAACTTGCTTAATGAGGAGTTAGGGTTGGAAGCACAAGTAGGCGGGGGTTATTATTGAAATCGTGGCAAAAGGACAGAATATAGGTGAATGTTTTGTGTATGAATTTATTGAGTGTTTTAATTGTCATTTAGAAtacagaaatttagaaaaaagataATGACGTTTTGTTTTCCATTTACCCACTCTGGTgcagatatttgtaaaaaaaaaaaacagcattctCAGACCAAAAAATACTTGCATAACCAACGAAGGGAAACGAAGAATGCAACGTCGTCAAAAACCAACACAAATGAATTGTCCACgcagaaatttacaattttactaataaaacattgcattttttttcgaaaaagtgAACAGTTCATAAATAGGGCTTGAGGAGTACCAAACTTCTGTCTAAGAAAGCGTGTTTGGACgtttatttgtgaaataaaaacaataccgGTATAAGATTAGAAAGAGATTctgagaaaatatttcttttatgttttgagaaatttGGAAACACGTGCGGTTTCAATGTTTAATGgcgttcttttaaaaaataaaagttgttgcGTCTACAAAGAACTGCTGGTATTTCAAAGATGTATTTTATCAACGACTGTGCCAAAACTATTGCCATAATCATTCATATTACATAACGTGTACTGCTGTGTTTGTTAGCCATGtcatatgttattatttttcaaatttatatatgtTCTCAAAAGTTAACGAGAGtgatctttaaaaaaagatggtCAGCGCAGTgtagtttcaaaataatatatatataaatttggtaAGTGTTCGcctttaaaaacttgaatttgaagGTCTGTTATTAGGAATACTGGTGTGGCTATAGGAAtgctttccgtccgtccgtctttccgtccgcaaatctggatcctgcggtaactaaaaaagtattcaagcaagGTTTATAAATATTGGTTTATAAATAGAGGGTAATATGTAGATAATgcatgtacatgacttatgcttatAAATCAtatgtcaaggtcactattgaaggtcaagtaaaattgtttctgctccataacatGTATATGCATTAATAGATTATCAAACGTTCCACATgatcagacaatgtgtcaacgcatgatctatgcttgtcggttaaaggtcaatgtcactgttcaATGTCAACATTTTCTGTGTCTCTAATGTACCTTGATAActggatgatgttttattttgttgtgtgaCAAAACGGTTTAAAAACACGCTTTTATTTGACAAGAAGATGGTAGTGATTTTTAATTAGCAGACAGTTAATTAAGATAAAGTCAAGCTTCGATTTCAAAATACAGTAACAGTTTACTTACTACACTTCGCGCTTAAAATAACACCAAAAACAATACCGTATTTAGTCGGATCTAACGAATAATAAGAAATGAACATCATACTATTTGCATTTATCTGAACAAGTACAATAATTGACATATATGGACAAAGCGCTTTTAATTTCGTTAATCTAACATACAAGAGCTGTTGTATGTATGGAGCTATACACCGATACACTCATTGCAGCTCCCACGATGCGGCAATCACCATCGGTTTTCGTTTGGTGGAGGTTTATTGAAGCATTCATGCAAATACTGACCATCCTAATGATGTTCGGACAACCTTTACCACGAAAATCGTACATTTTTATTACTCTCTTAACAATGCCCGACTGAAATATAGGAAACAAACTTGCAAACGACTCGATAAcatttatttatgataaaaaattgtGTTTCGGAAACTATATGCTTCGTGTGATCGAATAGAATGAATTATATATGACTTGTCACGCATTTATTTCATTCCGTCACCTCCAATGTCAGTTTTATACCACGCTTTTGTTTGGACAATAGCTTAGGAATTCATGAAGGAATTTCTattattttgcagaaatgtttgcTTAAATTTGACAGTACTGGCGCACATGAACC
This is a stretch of genomic DNA from Mercenaria mercenaria strain notata chromosome 4, MADL_Memer_1, whole genome shotgun sequence. It encodes these proteins:
- the LOC123552218 gene encoding neuronal acetylcholine receptor subunit alpha-3-like, which encodes MMILYILVSLATFQKLALSVNISIGQNDSFINEVFYMMPTDYDFDLVFGDVTIMKNLFKDLLDDYDTRIRPIQDQSLPVNVSAQFVPMSLLEFDTVGQKFSILGYFRVWWKDELLTWKEEEYAHTNNVKIPTKEMWTPSLIILKTVNGDGVVGNMETDIAKVSSAGDVQWVPEGIYSVVCDVNIKYYPFDKQICTITFYVSDETVTSVVLSHHNEVTLDEYTENTAWKIMKIVKKQYRKYNSNFIDIQFHVQRRAGFTTFTLIMPLLMLAFLNVCIFLVPIGSGEKGSFAITIFLSYGIFITIISNTLPQNSLQISYFVLFITILLFLSVLSVFYTVLQAKLVAVMGNQPCPWKFLTPKNENKVMASTDLETDELNKVENGEITGTDKPYTWAMVFQRLDTIIFILFLTLVILCTFSFFVLMIQN